Sequence from the Natronomonas marina genome:
CCAACATCGCGGCCCGGACGCCCGACGCGACCGGTTCGGCGGTCACCATGCCCTTGGCCTCGGCGGTCCAGGCCGGGATGGACGTCAGCTGTGGCTGCGTCGCGGCAATGCCGGCGGCGTCCTGCAGTTCCTCGGCGTCGAGACCGAACAGTTTCCCGGCCACCAGCGGGGTCTGGATCTGGTGCATCGGGAGCGCCTGTCCCGTGTTGAGCAGGTCGGTCATCACGGGGCTGATCCGTGCGATTATCTCGTTGCCGGCGACGATGGCGGTGACGAGCTCCTCGCCAGTGGCGCCGGCGGCCTCACCCGCTGCCAGTGCCGCGGGGATCACCGCCGCGCCGGAGTGGGCGTGGCTCGTGAAGTCCTCCCACTCCAGCACCTGCGAGAGATGGCTGTTGACCATCGCGGCCTCGTGCGGCGCGGCGGTCCCGTCGAACCCGACGACGGTCGCCTCGCCGCGGCTGAATCCCGTCACCGAGTCCGCGAACGTCTCGCCCGGTGGCATCGTCCCGCCGGCGAAGGTGACCCCGAGGATGTTCTTCAGCTGGGCCTTGGCGAGACGGACCTGCTCGTCGCCGAGGCGGTCGTAGGAGAGCGCCTCGACCCACTCGGCGAGCCGGCGGGTGACCGGCGGCGCGTCGTTGGCGCCGAAGGCCCGCTCCCGGAGTTCGCCCGCGGGGTCCTCGGTGGTCCGGGCGAGGGTCTCGAAGGACTCGGGTTCGCCCTCGCAGGACGGCACGCCGCCGCGGGCGAGCAGTCCGTCGAGCGTCTCGGCCGTGAACCGCGGGTCAGCGTCGGGGTGGGGTACGTGTGCCAGGACGTACATCACGAGCGCGAGACCGACGAGCGAGTTCGCCTGGTCCTTGTTCGGGTACGCGCGGCCGTTCATGATCGGTGCCAGCCCCGTGTACTCGCCGTAGAGGACGTCCTCCCAGTCGCCCTCGTCCATCGTCAGTTCGGCGTGGGCCGTCGGCGTCGCGCCCGGCGTCACCGTCGCCCCGGCGGTCCCGAGCGCCAGCGTGTAGGCCCTGGAGGGGTCGGCCTCGCCGTCGCCGTCCTCGTCGGTCGCCGGTAGCACGACCCGGCAGTTGAACGTCCTGTTCGTCAGGAACCGGCCGAACCTGGTGGCGGTGATGATCGGGCCGCCGGCCGTCCACTTCGCCGCGAACAGTTCGAGTCCCGCCTCCACCGACCGCGCCGCCTCGGGAACCGTCGTGGCGGCGTCCTGTGCGTCCGCCTCTCGCACCGCGTTCCTGCCGAGAGCCGTCAGCGCGCCCAGTCCGCCGAGTCCCTGCAGAAGGGACCGCCTGTCGAAACGCATACCCATGCCACCGCGTGACGGGGGAAGTCGTTACTGCCGTAGCACTCCGGGAAATTATCAGTGACCACCACCCGGCACGGCGGCGGTCACGACCTGCCTGCCACACCGGGTCCCGGGACGGCAGGGTCCCGCGGCGGCCCCCGCACCCGGCAAAATACGTCGTTCGTCGTCGAATTTCGTGTGAGAAGCTACCAAAGGGCACGTTCGGTCACCGAATTGGGTCGGTGGCGGAAGAACGTATCCGAAACTCGAAAAAAGGTTTACGTGCCGGTCGGTAGTAACAAATATTACGACGATGTCGGGCACACAGGTTCGCACTGCCGTCGCACTGTACCTGAACGGCGACCTGAGCGAGGCGGAGGCCGCACGGTGCAGCGGTCTCTCCCGTGCCCAGCTTCGACAGTACGTCCGGACCTGCGGGTCGGTCGTTCCCGCCCCCTCTTCGGCGGCCGACTTCGAGTGTGCCGGCTCCGAGACCTAATCGAGCAGCCGCGACAGCTCCGCGACGGTCTCGGCCTCCAGCCCCCGGACCGTCTCGACGATTTCCGTCCGTCGTTCGGCGTCGTACCTCGGTGCCGCCAGCGCGTGGAACTTCTCCTCGACGGTCCCCCACGGCGCCGGTCGCGCCGGGTGGCCGGTGAAGCGGTCCGTCTCCACCTCGTGGACGGCGCCGTCGCGGCACTCGACGGTGACCCGGGCGGGGGTCTCGCCGCGGTCGGCGCGGCCGGTCAGGTCGGCGTCGGCGCGGACCTCGACGGCGTCGGCGACCGGCCGGAGGTCGGCCCGCTCGGTCGGCCGGACCGTCACGTCGCGGTCGACCAGGGCGGCCGCGACGGCGCTCGGCGTCACCTCGGGGACGGCGTCGGCGAACGTCTCGACGGTCACGGCGTCGACCTCCGCGGGATCGATGGCGGCGTCCTCGACGAGTTCGACCGCAGCCTCGAGTGACGCCTGCGCGTACGGGTGGGCGTCGAAGAGCCGAACGGCGGCGTCCCCGACCCGCTCGCAGCCGGGATCGAAATCGAGGTCGAAGGGCCCGACCAGGTCGTGCCAGCCACCGGTCCCACCGATGGCGTCGGGGGCCTCGACGCCGCTCTCGGCGAGCAGACAGCCGTCGACGCCGGCACGGGCGGCGAGTCCGACGGCGAGGGTGTCGAAGTCGTCGTCCCCGACGGCGAGCGTCGCCCGGGCGGCCGCGATGCCGACGGCGTTTTCGATCTCGCCGGCGTCGAGACCAGCGGCGCGGGCGGCGCCAGCGGCGGCGGCGACGGCGCCGTGGGTCGCCGGGTGAAATCCCTCTATCGGCGCGTTCCAGGCGAGTTCGCCGTGGACCTCGTGGCCCGCGGCGAGGCCCGCGAGGACGGCTTCGCCGGTCGCGCTGCGGGCCTCGGCGGCGGCGAGGACGGCCGCGACCGTGCCGCCCGCCGCCGAAAGCGTCGGCGAGAGGAAGACGGCGCCGTTGCCGCGAGCCACCAGTGCGGCGTCGTAGAGGGCGGCGTCGGGCGGCGACCCGCCGAGGTCCGACCCCCACAGGCGACTCCGACCCGTCGCGTTCTGGACGGAGACCGCACGCCGGATGCCGCCCGTCGGCTCGCGGCCGACGCTCCCGAGGCCGACTCCGACGGCGTCGAGCACGCGCCGTTTCGTCGCCTCCCTGACCGACTCGGGGAGTCCCTCGTAGCTCACCTCGGCGGCGAATCGGGCCAGTTCGGCTGTCGAGGTCATACCCGCGATGCGTGGCAGGCGGGCAAAAGGGTTCCGCGGCGGCCCTCAGGGGCGGGTCGTCGCCCACACCGCAAGCGCGGCCAGCACGATGGCCGGCACCATCGGCAACGCGAGGTAGGTGTCGTAGAAGGTCAGTCCGAGCGCCGGCCCCACGTAGGGGTACAGGAAGATGACGGCCGGGACGACGAGGAAGGCGACGAAGACGGCGCCGACGAGTACCCAGCCCCGCCAGTCGAACTCGCGGTCGGCCGCCTCGGGGTGGACGCCCGCCTCGTCGTCGTCCTCCCGGGGCGCGCCCTCGGCGGCGTCGTCGACGTACTCGTCGTCCTCGTCGAAGCTCTCCGGGTCGTGGGTGTAGCCGTCTCCCATCGGGCGGTCACTCGTGGGCGTCGGGGTCGTACTCGGCGTCGGGGACGACGACGACCGAACCGAACCCCTCCCGCTCTTCGAGCATCTCGTGGGCGCGGGCCATCTCGCTCATCGGCAGGACAGCCCGCACGCGCGGCTCGAAGGTGCCGTCGAACACCTTCGCCATCACGTCGTCCATCTCGCCGGGCGTGCCCATCGTCGACCCGAGGACGTCGAGTTGCTTCCAGAACAGCTTCGGGATGTTGGTCTCCGGGGAGATGCCGGAGGTGGCCCCGCAGGTGACGACGGTGCCGCCGCGGGCGGCGACGGAGAGGGAGTCGTCCCAGGTCGCCTCGCCGACGTGGTCGACGACGACGTCGACGCCGCGGCCGTCCGTCTCGGACTTTATCGCGTCGGCGAAGTTCTCCTCGGCGTAGTTGACGAGGTGGTCGGCGCCGCAGGCCTCGGCGTGCTCGAGTTTCTCCTCGCTGGAGGCGGTCGCCCAGACCTCGCAGCCCTCGTTGGCGGCTATCTGGACGCAGGCGTGGCCGACGCCGCCCGACGCGCCCAGGACGAGGACGCTGTCGGACTGCTGGATTTCCGCCCGGGTCGTCAGCATCCGCCAGGCGGTCTGGAAGACGAGCGGCGCCGAGGCGGCCGTCACGAAGTCGACCGTCTCCGGCAGGTGCAGGAGGTTCGTCTCCGGGACCGCCGCGTACTCGCTGTGGACGCCGCGGACGTGCTCGCCCATCATCTTGTAGTCGACACAGAGCGACTCCTCGCCCTTCCGGCAGAACTCACACTCCCCGCAGTAGAGTCCGGGGTCGACGACGACGCGGTCGCCGGCCTCGAAGCGGGTCACGTCGTCGCCGACCGCCTCGACAACGCCCGCGGCGTCGCTGCCCGGAACGTGCGGCAGTTCCTCGGGGCTGGGCATCCCCTTGCGCGTCCAGACGTCGAGGTGGTTCAGCCCGCCGGCCTTCACCGCGACGAGTACCTCGTCGTCGTCGATTTCGGGGTCCGGGAACTCGTCGTACTGCAGTACGTCCGTCGAGCCGTGTTCGTCGTAGAAGACCGCCTTCATACTCCGCCGTCGGACCGCGGGGTGCAAAACAGTAGCGAAGACGGCAGGCACCCCCGAGGACGGCGATGGCCTTTAGCGGCACGCCACCGGTGAGTGGGACATGAGCGGACACGAGAACGAGGACCCCGAGGACGACAGACACGGACACGAGGACGACAGACACGGACACGAGGACGGCGACGGGCACGACCACCACCACCACGACATCTCGGAACTCGGCGTCGCCGTCCTCACGATCTCCTCGAGTCGGAGCCTCGAGGACGACCCGGCGGGCGACGCCATCGCCGAAATCGTCGAGGGCGCGGGCCACGAGGTGGCGGTCCGGGAACTGGTCCGGGACAGCTACGACGGCGTTCAGGACGCCGTCGACAGGTTCGCCGACCGCGAGGACACCGACTGCGTGGTCACCACCGGCGGCACCGGCGTCACGCCCGACGACGTGACCGTCGAGGCCGTCGAACCGCTCTTCGACAAGCGGCTTCCCGGGTTCGGGGAACTGTTCCGGACCCTCTCCTACGAGGAGATCGGGACGAAGGTGGTCGGCACCCGCGCGGCCGCGGGGATCGCCGACGGCGTGCCCGTCTTCTGTCTGCCGGGCAGCGAGAACGCCGCCCGGCTCGGCGCCGGCGAGATCATCGTCGAGGAGGCGCCACACCTGGCAGGACTGGCCGGTCGCTAGGGAAGCGGACAGAGGCTCGCCGTCAGAAGCGCCCGCTCGTCGCCGTCGTTGCGCGCGCCGTGTTCGACGCCGCGGGCGTTGTGGACCACGGCGGGCGCCGAGAGCGTCTCCTCGCTGCCGTCCTGGCTCACGACCACCTCGCCCTCCAGCAGGTGGAACACGTTCGTCGAGTCCTCGTGGACGTGCGGCTCGAAGGCGCCGCCGGGACCGAGCGCGAACAGTTTCACCAGCACGTCGTCGTGGACGACCAGTTCGGCGGTCTCGACTTCGCCGGGCGCCGGGTCGACCTCGGGGAGTTCGTCGAAGGTCACGCCCGCCGGTTGACGCCGGGTGCCAAAGAACCTCTCGGGGCGGAACCGCGGAGTTGAAGTGCGCGGCAGGGAACCGATAGGGTATGAACCACGCTCGATCCGCGAAGAAGCGAACCGGCGGTCGCCGCCGGCCCGTCCGAAAGAAGCAGAAACACGAGATGGGGTCGGCCCCCACCGAGACCACCCTCGGCGAGGAGAAACTGAAGATAGCCGAGACCCGCGGCGGCAACACGAAGGTCCGGGCCATCGCCCGCAGCGTCGCCAGCGTCGCCACCGACGACGGCGTCGAGAGCGCCGACATCGAGGACGTCGTCGAGAACCCGTCGAACCCCAACTACGTCCGGCGGAACATCATCACGAAGGGCGCCGTCATCGAGACGTCGGCCGGTCGCGCACGCGTCACCTCCCGGCCCGGCCAGGACGGCCAGGTCAACGCCGTCCTCGTCGACGAGTAATCCGACCGTTCAGGGGAACTCCCGGATCGTCTCCAGCAGTTCATCCAGCGGCAGCGTCGTCGTCGAGAGCGCGACGCCGTCGGCACGCGCCAGCGCGGGCGCGTGCTCCCAGAGGTCGTCGGGTTCGATGCCGTGCAAAACGACCGCCGAGGGGGTCGGCGTGACGACCCGCAGCGCGACCAGCGGCGACTCCCCGCGGGTGACGCCGGTGAAGACGAGCGCCCGGTTGGTCGACTGGCCGTAGAGGCGGTAGAACTCCTCGCTCGAGAGCCGTTTGATGGCCTCGACGCTGTTGATGACGGTGTGGCCGGCGAGGGTGTCGGCCTGGCCGGCGGCGACCGTCTCCGCCTCGATGGCGTGGTGGAACCGCCGCAGCGGGACCGTCGCCTCGTACTCCCGGAGGTCGTAGACGACGTCCTGGTCGAAGCCAGCCGACAGCACCCGGGCGTGCTGGCGGACCCGGTCGCCGCCGCGGCGCTCGTCGACGTCGAGCAACCCCTCGACGACCCGGCTGACCACCCGGATGCCCGGATTCTCGCGCCGGCCGCTCTCGTAGTCGGAGACGACCGACGCCGACACCCCCATCTCCTCGGCCAGCTGGGTCTGGGTGACGTCGAACTCCTCGCGCCACTTCCGGAGCGTGGCGCCGGGGTCCTCCGAGAGCGCCACCTCGCCGGCGATGCGCTCGGCGAGCTCCGCCCGTGGGTCGTGCATACCGTCCGATGGACGGCCGCCGATATAAGCTCCCGCTCGCGTGACGAGCGAACCCAACGAGGCCCCCGACGCCAGCGAGTCGGGGCGTTCGACGCGGTCCAGGGACCACGCTCGGCGTCTCTCGACAGCATCCGCCGAGCGGGCGCAACCACCATACATATGCGGGTGCGGGCCGACCCACCGCTCACGATGACGGACGCCGAAGAACTCTTCGAGGACCTCCAGGCGGAACTGCAAGACACCGGCCAGACGCTCGGCGACCTGCTCCAGCAGGCCATCGAGGACCCCTCCTCGGCGCCGGACGTCGCCGTCGACCTGCTCGAGGAGGCCGCCGACACCGGCCAGTCCGTCGGCGAACTCCTGCAGGACGCCATCCAGAACAGCGACGAGGTGATGGGAGGCGTCACCGACGGCGACTTCCTCGTCGACTTCGGCGACGAGGACTTCCAGTTCGATTTCGAGGACGACCTGCTGTTCGTCGACCCCACCTCCGAGGAGTTCGAGGACATGCTCCGCAGCCTCGACCTCTTCGGCATCGGCGAACAACTCGGCTTCATCCCCAGCGCCGACGACGAGTAGCGTCGGAACGCACTTGCTCGCGGGACCTGTACCCCCGACCGGCCGATGACGAGCGACCGGGCCGAGCCGGCGTAGGCAACCGGCCGTGACGAGCCCTATGAGTACCGAGGCCAGCTTTCCGTCCATGCACCTTCGGAAGGGTGGGAGAACGTGCGGGAGAACCGAGCCGGTACCGCTCCGCGAACGGCCGAGCGAAACCGAGCGGCGCCCGGTGTCCCCCGGGCGTCACACGAGCCGTCACCCCGGGACAGCCCCACCGCGCGGACCCCTCCAGCGGAATATGCGTCCGCCCACGCGACCGGGCGGCTACGGGGGCGTCGTCTCGCCGACGGCGTTCTCGAGCAGGTCCAGGACCCCACCGTCGTACCGCTCGTCGACGTGATTCACGTTCCAGAGCCCGGACTTTCGAATCTCCCGGCTCCGACTGTACCGACCGAGCCATTCGCCTCGCCGGGGGTCGATCGGTCGCTCCTCGAAGTTGCTGAGGAGGGCGATAACATTCCGTTCGAGGTACGCCCGGTCGCTGTCGGCACTCGGTTCGTCGTCGAGGTTCACCCAGAGGAACGGCTGTTCGCGGACGTAGGTGCTCACCCGTCGTTCGAGGATATATTCCTCGTCACGCACCTCCGACCGCTCGCGGTCGATGCCGGACCAGCGCTCGTCCCAGTCGGGATAGTCGTCGTGGAGGGCGTGTTTCTCGATGATGGCCTCGCCGACCCGCTTGCGATACACGGAGCCGCGGTGAGCGCCCCCGTGAGCATGGTCGGAACTGCCGCTGCCCGTTCCGTAGTGCTGTTTCAGCCTGTCCCAGAGCGACGTGCTGCTCCCCGCGGACACGGCGTGCGTCCCGACCCGGGTGACGCGCGACTGGTCGGTGGAGTCGCGCGTCTCGCCCGGTTCGAGGAAGAAGTAGACGCCGCGGTCGGGCCAGTCCATGTACCCGGTGCAGTTCTTGAGCTTCCGCGTGCCGCCGACCCGTCGCTCGAGGTCGTCGAGCAGGCCATAGAAACGGTCGATGTCGTCCCGACGAGCCATTCGTGCGGTGGTCCTCTCGTCGACGCACAAAGAGTTTCACCACTCGGCGCGTGTCCCGCGCTGGAATCCTCGCGCTTCAGCGCGGGGAGGATGTCAAGGGGAGTCTGTCCCGGACACAACCACCGCCTACCGCAGGATGGCGTTGCGACGGAGGGGGCGCCCCCGGAGAGAACGGGCCTGGCCGCCAGTCGGAGGGACGGGGGCCGTCAGTAGATGAGTTCGTCGCTGTTCTCGGCCATGTACAGCGTGCGGGCGGCGATGTTGACGGCGTGGTCCCCGACGCGTTCGAGGTCCCGGATGGTGAGGAGCAGTCGGGACACCTCGCTCATCAGGTTCTCGATGTCCTCGCCGGAGGCGCCGGTCTCGATTTCGGTCTCGATGAGGTCCCGGACGACGGCGCTGGAGGCGTCCTCGCAGAGGGCGTCGACCTCGTCGTCGCGCTCGTCGATGGCGAAGCAGGCCTCGACGTCCTCGTCGGCGTAGGCGGCCATCGCGTCGTCTATCATCTCGAGGACGGCGTCGCCGATGCCCTGGACGTCGAGGTCGGGGTAGAGGTCCCGCTCGGCCTCGAGGGTGTAGTCGCCGAGGTTGGTCGCCAGGTCGGCGACCCGCTCGAGGTCGGTGATTATCTTGAACGAGGCGGCGATGAAGCGGAGGTCGCCGGCCACCGGCTGCTGGAGGGCAAAGAGGTCGATACAGTCCTGCTCGAGTTCGAGGTACATCTCGTTGATCTCGTGGTCGCCCTCGATGACCTCGCGGGCGAGTTCCTCGTCCTTCGACTCCAGCGCCCGCAGACCCATCCGGACCCGGTCGATGACCACCTCGCTCATGTAGAGGACGTTCTCCCGGAGATCCGTCAGCTGTTCCTGAAACCCTTCGCGTGCCATACGTCGCCCTGCGTCGTGCGGGTGTATGTAAGTTCGGGGAGCGCGGCCGTCTCAGCCGAACTTGCCGGTGATGTAGTCCTCGACGCGCTGGCTGTCGGGGTTCTCGAATATCTCGTCGGTGTCGTCGACCTCGACGAGTTCGCCGCCGGTGAGGAAGACGGCCGTCCGGTCGGAGATGCGGGCGGCCTGCTGCATGTTGTGGGTGACGATGACGACGGTGTACTCCTCGGCCAAATCGTCGATGAGGTCCTCGATCTTCGAGGTGGCGATGGGGTCCAGCGCCGAGGCGGGTTCGTCCATCAGGACCACCTCGGGGTCGGCGGCGATGGCGCGGGCGATACAGAGCCGCTGTTGCTGGCCGCCGGAGAGGTCCAGTCCCGACGAGTCGAGCTGGTCTTTCACCTCGTCCCACAGCGCCGCGTCCTTCAGCGACTGCTCGACCCGGGCGTCGACGTCGCCCTCGAAGCCCTGGACCTTCAGGCCGTAGGCGACGTTGTCGTAGATGCTCTTGGGGAAGGGGTTCGGCTCCTGGAACACCATGCCGACCTTCCGCCGCAGCGCGACCGGGTCGACGTCGTCGTCGTAGACGTTCTTGCCGCGCAAGAGGAGTTCGCCCTCGACGCGGGCGGTGTCGATGAGGTCGTTCATCCGGTTGATACACCGGAGGAAGGTGGACTTGCCGCAGCCCGACGGCCCGATGAGCGCCGTCACCTGCTGTTCGGGGATGGAAAGCGAGATGTCGTCGAGCGCCTGCGTGTCGCCGTAGTAGACGTCGATGTTGCGGGCCTCGACGACGGTCCGGCCCGTCCCGTTGCGACCGGTGCCGCCGAGTCCCTGGGTCGGCGACTCGGTGACGCCTGCTCCCCCGGCGGTCGGGTCGGCTGTTCCCTCCTCGCGGGACGAGTCGGCTTCGGCCGTCGACTGGGCGGTGTCCTCGGAACTCATTGGTTGTCTCGAGGGGGCCTCCCCGCGGCCCCGTTGACAGACGCGAGTGCCCCCACTCGTAAATACTGTTCTATTATCGCTATTTATTACTATATATCCCAGCCTATCGCGGCCATCATCGCCCCTTTCGCGTCTTTTCCGTCGATTTCGGCGTTTCGGGTCGCTCACTACCCCAACCCCTATATATTCCATCAGAGATTTATATCGTCGGCAAGTAGCGCTCGTATGGAAACCCGCAAGGTGCAGGTGACGGGGGGGTCGACCTACACGGTCTCGTTGCCGAAGGACTGGGCGACCGGCAACGACATCAGCGGCGGCAGCGTCGTCGAGTTCTACCCCGAGGAGGACTCGCTCCTGCTGACGCCCCGCCAGGACGAGGAGAAGGTCGAGGGCACGCTGGACGTCTCGGGGCTGGAGGGCGACGAACTGACGCGGACGGTCGTGACGATGTACGTCAGCGGGTTCGACATCATCACGCTGGAGGCCTCCCGCGTCAGCGCCGCCCAGCGCCGCACGATACGAGAGACGACGCAGGGACTCGTCGGCCTGGAGGTCATCGGCGAGACCGCAGAGCACGTCCAGTTGCAGGACCTGCTGGACTCCTCGGAGCTGTCGATGCACAACGCCATCACCCGGATGCGGCTGGTCTCGACGACGATGCTGTCGGACGCCGTCACCGCCCTGCTGGAGAACGACGACGACCTCGCGGCCGACGTCGTCCAGCGCGACGATGACGTCGACCGGCTGTGGTCGATGGTCTCGCGGGTGTTCCGGTCGGTGCTCCGGGACCCCAGCGCCGCCGCGACGGTCGGCCTGGACCGGGAGACCTGCTTCGACTACCACTCCAGCGCCCGCCAGCTCGAGCGCGTCGGCGACCACGCGACGAAGATAGCCACCCACGCCGAGACGATGGCCGCACCGCCCGAGGCCGCCGCCGACGCCATCGCGGACCTCCACGAGGAGGCCAGCGATGTCGTCGAGATGGCGATGGACGCGCTGCTCGAGGACGACCCCGACCGCGCGACGCAACTGGCCAACGACGCCCGCCAGCGCGTCACGGAGATCGACGAACTGGCGCGGGCCGTCGACGAGGAGATACGCGAACTGGAACCACAGGAAGCCCAGTTGCTCGGCCTGGTCGTCGACTCGCTGTCCCGGAGCGCCGACTACGGCGGCAACATCGCCGAGACCGCACTCCAGAAGGCCGCGCCGCGCCCCTGAGCGGGCGCGGTTCTTTTTGTACGTGCCGTCCGTGGTCCCGGTATGCTCACCGAGTTGCGCGACGGGGTCTGGTGCTACGAGTGCAAGGGCGTCAACGCCTACCTCGTCGCCGACGGTGACGGCATCACCGTCGTCGACGCGGGGACGCCGTTCGACGCCGCCCGCGTCGAGGGCGCCGTCGACGCGGCCGGATACGACCTCTCGGCGGTGAACCGGGTGCTCGTGACCCACTACGACTTCGACCACGTCGGCTCGGTCGCGAAACTCTCCGTCGACGCGCCGGTGTACGTCGGCCACGAGGACGCCGACCTCCTGACCGGGCAGGGCCGCCCGCCGCTGACCGGCGCGAAACCGCTCCTCCAGTTGGCCCTCGGGCCGCTGGTCCCGGACGTGCCCACGGACCGGGTCCGCCGGGTCGAGGACGGCGACGAGATGGGCGGCTTCACCGCCTACCACACCCCCGGCCACACGCCCGGCCACGTCGCCTACGTCCACGAGGAGCGGGAGGCGGCCTTCCTCGGCGACCTCGTCGTCGAGCGTGACGGCCGGCTCCGACCCTCGCCGTGGTTCATCTCCTACGACACCGACGCGGTCGAACGCAGCGTCGGCGACCTCGCCGAGCGGGCGCCGCCCTTCGAGGCGCTCGGGATGGGCCACGGGACGCCCTTCGAGCGCGGCGGCGGCCAGCGGCTCTCGGAGTTGGCCGACTCCCTCGACGGTTAGACGATCTCCTCGGCAACCGCCTCGGGCCCGAGCAACTCGGGGTCGACGATGTGGCCCGCCTGCCCCTTGACGAACTCGGGGACAGAATCGCGGCTGTAGACGACCACCCGGAGGTCGGGATTGAGGTCGACCGCTATCGGGACGCTCGTCGCCAGGCCGGCGTCGGTCACGACGAGGACGTCCGCCTCGACGATGCCGGCCTCCTCGAGGGCGGGGCGGTTCGCGGTCCCGGCGGCGAAGCGCACGTCGGCGCCGCGGTCCGCCAGCGCCTCGCCCAGGCCGTCGGGGTCGTCCCCGGCGACGACGACCCTACTCATATTCGATGGTGGCCGGCGGCTTGTGCGTCACGTCGTAGACGACGCGCGAGACGTTGTCGTGGGTCCCGGTGATGCGCGACTGGATGCGCTGGAGCGTTTCCCAGTCTATCTCCTGGGCGCGGGCGGTCATGCCGTCGCGGGACTCCACCGAGCGGACGGAGACGACCCACCCGTGGACTCGGTTGTCGCCCTTGACGCCGGTGGCCTTCCCAAGCACCGCCGCCAGCGCCTGCCAGGGTTCGTACGCCCCGAGTTCCTCCTCGACGACGTGGTTGGCCTCGCGGGCCACCTCGAGTTTCTCCTCGGTCACCTCGCCCAGCACGCGGACGGCGAGACCGGGACCGGGGAACGGCATCCGCTCGGAGACGACCTCTTCGAGGTCCAGTTCGCGGGCGACCTCCCGGACCTCGTCCTTGTAGAGGTCCCGCATGGGTTCGACGATGCCCTCGAAGTCGATCCGTTCGGGCAGGCCACCGACGTTGTGGTGGGACTTGATGGTGCCCTCCGACTCGATGCGGTCGGGGTAGATGGTGCCCTGCACGAGGTAGTCGGCGTCGACCTCGCGGGCGACGGTCTCGAACTCGCGGATGAACTGCTCGCCGATGACGTGGCGCTTCTCCTCGGGGTCGGTCACGCCCGAGAGGGCGTCGAGGAAGCGCTCGCGGGCGTCGACGATGCGGAGGCCCTCCATGTAGGCGAACGTCTCGCGGACGCCCTCGGTTTCGCCCTTCCGCATCAGGCCGGTGTCGACGTAGACGGGCGTCAACTGGGCGCCGACGGCCTCGTAGGCCAGGGCGGCGGCCGTCGAGGAGTCGACGCCGCCCGACAGCGCGATGACGGCGTTGTCGTCGCCGATCTCGTCGGCGATGGCCGCGATCTGCTCGTCGATGAACGTCCCGGGGTCGACCATCAGGCCGTCACCTCGCCGGTGTCGGTCTCGACGCCCTCGAGTATCGTCTCGACCAGCGCCAGGAAGGGCGGCGAGGCCCGCCCGGGACGGGAGCGGAACTCGGGGTGGAACTGCGTCCCGAGGAAGAACGGGTGGTCGGGCAACTCGAGTATCTCCATCCGGTTGCCCGCCCGCCCGGAGAAGACCAGCCCCGCGTCCTCGAGGCGGTCGATGTACTCGGGGTTGACCTCGTAGCGGTGCCGGTGGCGCTCGGTGCAGGCGTCGGCACCGTATATCTCGTGGGCCAGGGTCCCCGGTTCGATGTCGGTCTCGTGGGCGCCGAGTCGCATCGTCCCGCCCATGTCCTCGATCTCGTACTGTTCGGGCAGGATGTCGATGACCGGGTGGGGCGTGTCCTCGTCCATCTCGGCGGAGTGGGCGCCCTCGAACCCGCAGACGTTCCGTGCGACGTCGACGACGGCCATCTGGAAGCCGAGACAGAGCCCCAGGAAGGGAACGCCGTTCTCGCGGGCGTACCGGACGGCGTCGATTTTCCCCTCGGTGCCGCGGGCTCCGAAGCCGCCGGGGACGATGACCCCGTCGGCGCGGTGGA
This genomic interval carries:
- a CDS encoding MmgE/PrpD family protein, with the protein product MRFDRRSLLQGLGGLGALTALGRNAVREADAQDAATTVPEAARSVEAGLELFAAKWTAGGPIITATRFGRFLTNRTFNCRVVLPATDEDGDGEADPSRAYTLALGTAGATVTPGATPTAHAELTMDEGDWEDVLYGEYTGLAPIMNGRAYPNKDQANSLVGLALVMYVLAHVPHPDADPRFTAETLDGLLARGGVPSCEGEPESFETLARTTEDPAGELRERAFGANDAPPVTRRLAEWVEALSYDRLGDEQVRLAKAQLKNILGVTFAGGTMPPGETFADSVTGFSRGEATVVGFDGTAAPHEAAMVNSHLSQVLEWEDFTSHAHSGAAVIPAALAAGEAAGATGEELVTAIVAGNEIIARISPVMTDLLNTGQALPMHQIQTPLVAGKLFGLDAEELQDAAGIAATQPQLTSIPAWTAEAKGMVTAEPVASGVRAAMLARDGLSGRRDLLENPLGYCYRVSDIRSPGDLWPAVSDLSTTGDPVENWGFRPDHYFNKRYPCDGFTTTAVQATLNVREKLLEAGVDPADPDAVESIRVHMNLPMASTATMFNEAEPDVLDRVLDADQPDWTYISLLFGGRYPLAAALLSGELTDEQFREDAIADPRIRELWPKFEEAPDLAVGVLGAQVSVTTAGGDPVTSAVGIDDTPLGDDATYDSFVSCIRRDVNGRGRDDVETYTADRKFHRTARRVPAGRRERIVERIDDIEGGPVDRLTALL
- a CDS encoding MmgE/PrpD family protein, with protein sequence MTSTAELARFAAEVSYEGLPESVREATKRRVLDAVGVGLGSVGREPTGGIRRAVSVQNATGRSRLWGSDLGGSPPDAALYDAALVARGNGAVFLSPTLSAAGGTVAAVLAAAEARSATGEAVLAGLAAGHEVHGELAWNAPIEGFHPATHGAVAAAAGAARAAGLDAGEIENAVGIAAARATLAVGDDDFDTLAVGLAARAGVDGCLLAESGVEAPDAIGGTGGWHDLVGPFDLDFDPGCERVGDAAVRLFDAHPYAQASLEAAVELVEDAAIDPAEVDAVTVETFADAVPEVTPSAVAAALVDRDVTVRPTERADLRPVADAVEVRADADLTGRADRGETPARVTVECRDGAVHEVETDRFTGHPARPAPWGTVEEKFHALAAPRYDAERRTEIVETVRGLEAETVAELSRLLD
- a CDS encoding zinc-binding dehydrogenase; its protein translation is MKAVFYDEHGSTDVLQYDEFPDPEIDDDEVLVAVKAGGLNHLDVWTRKGMPSPEELPHVPGSDAAGVVEAVGDDVTRFEAGDRVVVDPGLYCGECEFCRKGEESLCVDYKMMGEHVRGVHSEYAAVPETNLLHLPETVDFVTAASAPLVFQTAWRMLTTRAEIQQSDSVLVLGASGGVGHACVQIAANEGCEVWATASSEEKLEHAEACGADHLVNYAEENFADAIKSETDGRGVDVVVDHVGEATWDDSLSVAARGGTVVTCGATSGISPETNIPKLFWKQLDVLGSTMGTPGEMDDVMAKVFDGTFEPRVRAVLPMSEMARAHEMLEEREGFGSVVVVPDAEYDPDAHE
- a CDS encoding MogA/MoaB family molybdenum cofactor biosynthesis protein — its product is MSGHENEDPEDDRHGHEDDRHGHEDGDGHDHHHHDISELGVAVLTISSSRSLEDDPAGDAIAEIVEGAGHEVAVRELVRDSYDGVQDAVDRFADREDTDCVVTTGGTGVTPDDVTVEAVEPLFDKRLPGFGELFRTLSYEEIGTKVVGTRAAAGIADGVPVFCLPGSENAARLGAGEIIVEEAPHLAGLAGR
- a CDS encoding cupin domain-containing protein translates to MTFDELPEVDPAPGEVETAELVVHDDVLVKLFALGPGGAFEPHVHEDSTNVFHLLEGEVVVSQDGSEETLSAPAVVHNARGVEHGARNDGDERALLTASLCPLP
- a CDS encoding 30S ribosomal protein S8e, whose translation is MNHARSAKKRTGGRRRPVRKKQKHEMGSAPTETTLGEEKLKIAETRGGNTKVRAIARSVASVATDDGVESADIEDVVENPSNPNYVRRNIITKGAVIETSAGRARVTSRPGQDGQVNAVLVDE